From a single Pirellulaceae bacterium genomic region:
- the hydA gene encoding dihydropyrimidinase yields MRFDKLVTGGQIATPGGIVQADIGIAGDKITAIGQNLADSASADTIIDASGHLVMPGVLDVHVHLELPFCGTTSSDDYRTGTRAAARGGVTTLIDFAIPYAKEGRYESLSEAVDNWHKKAEGKALIDYTFHVCITNWDQHRQQIPGMVQRGFSTFKEFMIYQSEGWQSDDRALFGTLEKMAELGSMLLVHAESSRVLDELIARHHTPKLMQQYGAQLHAMTRPNYIEAEAIQRAVTWCEITGGPLYIVHMSTGQGADIVKAAQARGVPVIAETCAQYLILDDSVFSRPDGHLYACCPQVKKPADIARLWQGLRDGEVSVVSTDTCTFTRQQKAMWNGDWTKIPMGMPGLETLLPVVYTTGVLEGRLELAQMVDVLCHHPARVMGLAPRKGAIQIGSDADLVIIHPTRKFTVDPATMETGADWNPYEGMELAGFARTTLSRGEVIVDNYKVVGNEGRGQWLARRSAGG; encoded by the coding sequence ATGAGATTCGACAAGCTAGTAACAGGTGGCCAGATCGCAACACCTGGCGGGATTGTTCAGGCTGACATTGGTATTGCGGGCGACAAGATCACGGCGATTGGTCAGAACCTGGCCGATAGCGCCAGTGCCGATACGATTATCGACGCGAGTGGTCATCTGGTAATGCCGGGCGTTTTGGATGTTCACGTACATCTGGAGCTACCGTTTTGTGGCACGACGTCATCGGACGATTATCGCACGGGTACGCGTGCGGCAGCTCGTGGTGGCGTGACGACGCTGATCGACTTTGCCATTCCTTATGCCAAAGAAGGGCGATACGAATCACTGTCCGAAGCGGTCGACAATTGGCACAAGAAAGCCGAAGGCAAGGCGTTGATCGACTACACGTTTCACGTGTGTATCACCAACTGGGATCAACATCGACAGCAGATTCCAGGTATGGTCCAGCGCGGGTTCTCCACGTTCAAAGAGTTCATGATCTACCAAAGCGAAGGCTGGCAGTCGGATGATCGGGCGCTGTTCGGCACGCTGGAAAAGATGGCTGAGCTGGGCAGCATGTTGCTGGTGCATGCCGAATCATCGCGAGTACTGGATGAGCTGATTGCACGACATCATACACCCAAGCTCATGCAGCAGTACGGAGCCCAGTTGCACGCCATGACTCGGCCCAACTACATTGAAGCCGAAGCGATCCAGCGAGCCGTAACTTGGTGTGAAATCACTGGCGGGCCGTTGTACATTGTGCACATGTCTACAGGCCAGGGTGCGGACATTGTCAAGGCAGCGCAGGCTCGTGGCGTGCCAGTGATCGCTGAAACATGCGCTCAGTATTTGATTCTGGACGACTCGGTTTTTTCGCGACCGGATGGACATCTATATGCATGCTGTCCGCAAGTCAAAAAGCCCGCCGACATCGCGCGGCTTTGGCAGGGGCTGCGCGACGGTGAAGTGTCTGTAGTGTCCACGGATACGTGCACCTTTACGCGCCAGCAGAAAGCGATGTGGAACGGCGATTGGACGAAAATTCCCATGGGAATGCCGGGCCTGGAAACGCTGCTACCCGTGGTGTACACCACAGGAGTGCTGGAAGGCCGACTGGAATTGGCTCAAATGGTTGATGTATTGTGTCACCATCCAGCCCGCGTCATGGGGCTGGCGCCCAGAAAGGGAGCTATACAAATTGGCTCTGATGCGGACCTGGTAATTATCCATCCCACACGCAAATTCACGGTTGACCCAGCTACGATGGAGACCGGCGCTGATTGGAATCCCTACGAAGGCATGGAACTGGCTGGGTTTGCTCGCACCACGCTGTCTCGCGGAGAGGTGATCGTCGACAACTACAAAGTAGTTGGCAACGAGGGCCGCGGACAGTGGCTGGCTCGACGGTCAGCCGGTGGGTAA
- a CDS encoding aspartate aminotransferase family protein, whose translation MSIAHQFAVSLPQCDHQPRRYTGPSRDEVWALRQRYLNPGLLTYYQRPLMLVEGYMQYLFDDAGQRYLDLFAGIVSVSCGHCHPKIVQRVQQQVGLLPHATTIYLHPNVAELGAKLAAKLPAGLEVAYFTNSGSEANDLAILMARLYTGQRDVIALRNGYHGGSGITMSITSHHTWKYEAAATTSVYHAAAPDPYRSLFSGDADQVARDSVADLRQVIQYSTTGKLAAFIAEPIQGVGGTTAGAPSYLPQAYQAAREHGGLCIADEVQTGFGRTGEHYWGFQNYSVVPDIVTMAKSLGNGAPIGAVVTRPEIADTMRQRLHVNTFGGNPVSTAAALAVLDVIDEDGLQENARQVGGYFKDQLLQLQDKYEIIGDVRGLGLMLGVELVTDRSTKQPAREQTARLHEMLRECSVLVGKGGLYGNVLRIKPPLCITRADVDYAIAAIDYGLSQL comes from the coding sequence ATGTCGATAGCTCACCAGTTTGCCGTCAGTTTGCCCCAGTGCGACCATCAGCCACGACGATACACCGGGCCTTCGCGCGACGAGGTATGGGCGTTACGACAACGCTATCTGAATCCAGGTCTGCTGACCTATTACCAACGGCCACTGATGTTGGTCGAAGGTTACATGCAGTATCTCTTCGATGACGCAGGGCAGCGATACCTGGACCTGTTCGCCGGGATTGTCAGTGTCTCCTGTGGGCACTGCCATCCCAAGATAGTGCAGCGAGTACAGCAGCAGGTAGGATTATTGCCGCACGCAACGACAATCTATCTGCACCCGAATGTCGCTGAACTGGGCGCGAAACTGGCCGCAAAATTGCCGGCCGGTTTAGAGGTGGCGTATTTTACCAACAGCGGCAGCGAAGCCAATGATTTGGCGATATTGATGGCTCGACTTTATACTGGGCAGCGTGATGTCATCGCCCTGCGCAATGGCTATCATGGTGGATCGGGCATTACCATGTCCATCACGTCGCATCATACCTGGAAATATGAAGCGGCCGCTACAACCAGCGTGTATCATGCTGCCGCCCCCGATCCGTATCGCAGTTTATTCAGCGGTGATGCCGATCAAGTCGCGCGGGATAGCGTCGCCGATTTGCGGCAGGTCATCCAGTACAGTACCACTGGCAAACTGGCCGCATTCATAGCTGAGCCCATTCAGGGCGTGGGCGGAACAACGGCGGGAGCACCATCGTACCTGCCACAGGCCTATCAAGCTGCCCGCGAACACGGTGGCTTGTGCATCGCCGACGAAGTGCAAACCGGCTTTGGGCGAACAGGCGAGCACTACTGGGGTTTCCAGAATTACTCCGTCGTCCCCGATATCGTGACCATGGCCAAGAGCCTAGGTAACGGAGCGCCCATCGGTGCCGTAGTCACGCGCCCCGAAATTGCCGACACCATGCGTCAGCGGCTGCATGTTAATACCTTTGGAGGAAACCCGGTTAGTACGGCCGCCGCGCTAGCGGTGCTGGACGTTATCGACGAAGATGGCTTGCAAGAAAATGCTCGGCAGGTGGGCGGCTATTTCAAAGATCAACTGTTGCAACTCCAAGATAAGTACGAGATCATCGGCGATGTTCGTGGGTTGGGACTGATGTTGGGTGTGGAGCTGGTCACCGATCGCAGCACCAAACAACCCGCCCGAGAACAGACGGCGCGCCTGCATGAGATGCTGCGCGAGTGCAGCGTGCTGGTAGGTAAAGGTGGGCTGTACGGCAACGTGCTGCGCATCAAGCCGCCGCTATGCATTACTCGGGCCGATGTGGACTACGCCATCGCAGCCATCGACTATGGATTAAGCCAGTTGTAG
- a CDS encoding NCS1 family nucleobase:cation symporter-1 has translation MTPDSTALRDSPLCNPDLAPVPPEHRTWTVWNIAALWVGLSVCIPTYMMAAGLVAQGMSIGQSMLTIALGNLIVLIPMVLNAHAGTRYGIPFPVLLRASFGTLGANVPAMMRALVACGWFGIQTWIGGAAIYTLHVVIFGFSAAEVGSGPWLGLTLGHWSCFLLFWLVNMAIILMGIDSIKWLENLAAPFLLISGLALLVWAVRTAGGPAALFDPQVIQQIRGQEVQEFDFWRVFGPNLTAMVGFWATLSLNIPDFTRYARSQRDQMLGQLIGLPSTMALFSFIGIAVTCASVLIYGQAIWQPVDLVGRFGNPVLVGVALLALTVATLSTNIAANIVSPANDFSNLWPRRISFKLGGLIAGVIGIGILPWKLIADPSGYIFTWLIGYGGLLGAIAGVMIVDYFLIRRGHLNVDELYQVTGRYRYQAGFNWRALVALALGISVNVPGFIVQVVGRESLQIPEVLNVIYTYAWFAGLLVAGVAHATLSTLFPAVSHQATLRGT, from the coding sequence ATGACACCAGATTCCACGGCCCTTCGCGATTCTCCGCTGTGCAATCCCGATTTAGCGCCGGTACCGCCGGAGCATCGCACGTGGACTGTGTGGAATATCGCTGCGCTGTGGGTCGGGTTGTCGGTCTGCATCCCCACCTACATGATGGCCGCTGGACTTGTGGCCCAAGGCATGTCGATCGGGCAGTCGATGCTGACGATCGCTTTGGGCAACCTTATTGTGTTGATCCCGATGGTGCTCAACGCGCACGCCGGCACACGCTATGGAATTCCGTTTCCAGTTTTATTGCGTGCCTCGTTCGGAACGCTGGGTGCCAACGTACCGGCAATGATGCGCGCCCTGGTGGCTTGCGGGTGGTTTGGCATTCAAACCTGGATCGGTGGTGCCGCCATCTACACGCTGCATGTCGTGATCTTTGGATTTTCAGCCGCCGAAGTCGGCAGCGGCCCGTGGTTGGGCTTAACACTTGGGCACTGGTCGTGCTTTCTGCTGTTCTGGCTGGTCAACATGGCCATCATCCTGATGGGCATCGACAGCATCAAATGGCTGGAGAATTTGGCTGCCCCGTTTTTGTTGATCTCGGGGCTGGCGCTGCTGGTCTGGGCCGTGCGCACAGCCGGCGGACCCGCTGCCCTGTTTGATCCTCAGGTCATCCAGCAGATTCGCGGGCAAGAGGTCCAGGAGTTTGATTTTTGGCGTGTCTTTGGTCCGAATCTCACAGCCATGGTGGGCTTCTGGGCGACACTGTCGCTGAATATCCCCGACTTTACGCGATACGCGCGCTCGCAGCGTGATCAAATGCTCGGGCAATTGATTGGGTTGCCTTCAACCATGGCCTTGTTCAGCTTTATAGGAATCGCGGTGACCTGCGCTTCGGTGTTGATCTATGGTCAGGCGATCTGGCAGCCGGTGGACTTGGTAGGCAGGTTTGGCAATCCAGTCTTGGTCGGCGTGGCCCTGTTGGCTCTGACTGTCGCCACGCTTTCGACCAACATTGCGGCCAACATCGTGTCGCCAGCTAACGATTTCTCCAATTTGTGGCCACGACGAATCAGCTTCAAGCTGGGTGGCTTGATTGCCGGAGTAATCGGCATCGGCATCCTGCCATGGAAACTGATTGCCGATCCGAGCGGTTACATTTTTACGTGGCTGATTGGCTACGGCGGATTGCTGGGTGCAATTGCTGGAGTAATGATCGTCGACTACTTCTTGATTCGTCGCGGTCATTTGAATGTGGATGAACTCTACCAAGTCACAGGCCGTTATCGCTACCAGGCAGGTTTTAATTGGCGAGCACTGGTCGCGCTGGCGCTGGGTATTTCTGTGAACGTGCCAGGGTTTATCGTGCAAGTCGTTGGCCGTGAGTCCTTGCAAATTCCAGAAGTGCTGAATGTCATCTATACCTATGCATGGTTTGCGGGATTGCTGGTGGCGGGTGTTGCTCATGCCACACTGAGCACACTTTTTCCCGCTGTTAGCCACCAAGCCACACTCAGGGGAACATGA
- a CDS encoding acyltransferase, translating to MARIVRGALIQTKLCSDSSDVHVIKQAMIDRVVAQLDQAAQRGAQVACMQELFYGPYFCAEQNRKWYDITERIPDGPTTRLMQQIAAKHHMVLVVPIYEEEMTGVYYNTAAVIDADGKYLGKFRKMHLPHCEPGFWEKFYFRPGNLGYPVFNTQVGQVGVYICYDRHFPEGWRALGLGGAEIVFNPSATVAGLSEYLWKLEQTAAAANNIYYVGAINRPGTEQPWNMGEFYGQSYFANPRGQIMAEGKRLEDDVVIADLDLEMIREVRNVWQFYRDRRPDSYQDLTAP from the coding sequence ATGGCACGCATCGTTCGCGGCGCATTGATACAAACGAAACTCTGTTCGGATTCTAGCGATGTTCACGTCATCAAGCAGGCGATGATCGATCGCGTGGTAGCTCAGTTGGACCAGGCCGCTCAGCGTGGCGCGCAAGTTGCCTGTATGCAGGAGCTGTTTTACGGACCGTATTTCTGTGCCGAACAAAACAGAAAATGGTACGACATCACCGAGCGGATACCTGACGGTCCAACGACGCGACTGATGCAACAGATCGCCGCCAAACACCATATGGTATTGGTGGTACCCATCTACGAAGAAGAGATGACGGGCGTGTACTACAACACGGCTGCCGTCATCGACGCGGATGGCAAGTACTTAGGTAAATTTCGCAAGATGCACCTGCCGCATTGTGAGCCGGGTTTTTGGGAGAAGTTTTACTTTCGGCCGGGCAACTTGGGGTATCCGGTGTTCAACACCCAAGTCGGTCAGGTGGGTGTTTACATTTGTTACGATCGCCATTTTCCAGAAGGCTGGCGCGCATTGGGGCTGGGCGGTGCTGAGATCGTCTTTAATCCATCAGCCACGGTGGCTGGGCTGAGCGAGTACCTGTGGAAGCTGGAGCAGACGGCTGCGGCGGCCAACAATATTTACTATGTCGGCGCGATCAATCGTCCGGGTACCGAGCAGCCTTGGAACATGGGCGAGTTCTACGGACAGTCGTATTTTGCCAATCCTCGCGGTCAGATCATGGCCGAAGGCAAGCGTTTGGAGGATGATGTGGTGATCGCCGACCTGGATTTGGAGATGATTCGCGAAGTCCGCAACGTATGGCAGTTTTACCGCGATCGCCGTCCCGACAGCTATCAAGACCTGACCGCACCCTAG
- a CDS encoding HAMP domain-containing histidine kinase: protein MDQQENGLPDDDQFDPLQRHYLELAELAGSLAHEIKNPISVIHMNADLLSEELTEAQWPGRRRAEAKVDIIRQQCQRMENLLRDFLRYTRLRDLQMTPGNLNEQVDNVLNMYQAQADKQHVELLRYLNPDLPSVLLHSDSLQAALVNLVKNALEAMEDGGQLIVRTYITPRGVAIDLIDTGCGMEDNTAIHMFDPFYSTKHGGSGLGLPTARKIIEAHGGRISVHSELGRGTKFVLEFPMPARLGERSPGGEV, encoded by the coding sequence ATGGATCAACAAGAAAACGGTTTGCCCGACGACGACCAGTTTGATCCGCTTCAGCGGCACTATCTAGAGCTGGCCGAGTTGGCGGGTTCATTGGCTCACGAAATCAAGAATCCGATTTCGGTGATCCACATGAATGCTGACTTGTTGAGTGAGGAATTGACGGAGGCTCAGTGGCCAGGTCGGCGGCGTGCCGAAGCCAAGGTGGACATTATTCGGCAGCAGTGTCAGCGTATGGAGAATCTACTCCGCGACTTCTTGCGGTATACTCGGCTGCGCGACTTGCAGATGACTCCTGGCAATCTGAACGAACAGGTCGACAATGTATTGAACATGTACCAAGCGCAAGCTGACAAGCAACACGTCGAACTGCTGCGCTATTTGAATCCAGACCTCCCCAGTGTCTTGCTGCATAGCGATTCACTGCAAGCCGCGTTGGTCAATCTGGTAAAAAACGCACTTGAGGCGATGGAAGATGGCGGACAGTTGATCGTCAGGACGTACATCACGCCGCGCGGTGTCGCCATCGACTTGATCGATACCGGTTGTGGCATGGAAGACAACACGGCCATTCACATGTTTGATCCATTCTACTCGACCAAGCATGGTGGTTCTGGCCTGGGATTGCCGACCGCGCGCAAGATCATCGAGGCCCACGGGGGCCGGATCAGCGTGCACAGCGAGCTTGGCCGCGGCACCAAATTTGTTCTCGAATTCCCGATGCCGGCTCGGCTAGGCGAGCGCTCGCCGGGTGGTGAAGTGTAG
- a CDS encoding integron integrase, which yields MPGLLDPSEPEIIQQFRREIRMRHYSIGTESAYVGWAMRFLRVYGVSQIQALGEPQIKEYLSSLAVDRNVSASTQNQAFSALLFLFRVVLKRELGFLDAVRAKNSDRLPVVLSRGEVQRLMEQLGGRDLLMAQLLYGAGLRLMECLRLRVKDIEFDTGQILVREGKGRKDRVTVLPAHAVDALRLQVDVSRELHQRDLAEGYGQVWLPDALAEKYPNAPREFAWQFVFPATKRSRDPRSGAWRRHHLHESVLAEGVKRASVRAGIEKNISPHCLRHSFATHLLEDGYDIRTVQELLGHADVSTTMIYTHVLNRPGIAVRSPLDRLAMADGTMG from the coding sequence ATGCCCGGTCTACTCGATCCGTCGGAGCCAGAGATCATCCAGCAGTTCCGGCGCGAAATCCGAATGCGACATTACTCCATTGGCACTGAAAGCGCTTACGTGGGCTGGGCAATGCGGTTTTTGCGCGTCTACGGGGTCAGTCAAATCCAGGCTCTTGGCGAGCCGCAGATCAAGGAATACTTGAGTTCACTGGCGGTCGATAGAAATGTATCGGCAAGTACTCAGAATCAGGCTTTTAGCGCACTGCTATTTCTATTTCGCGTGGTACTCAAGCGGGAGTTGGGTTTCTTGGACGCAGTGCGGGCCAAGAATTCCGATCGACTGCCTGTGGTGCTGAGCCGTGGCGAGGTACAGCGGCTGATGGAGCAATTGGGTGGGCGCGATCTGCTGATGGCTCAGTTGCTGTATGGAGCTGGGCTGCGATTGATGGAGTGCTTACGGCTACGAGTCAAGGACATCGAATTCGATACCGGGCAGATATTGGTTCGCGAAGGTAAGGGCCGCAAGGATCGCGTGACGGTTCTGCCAGCCCATGCTGTCGATGCGCTACGGCTGCAAGTGGATGTGTCACGAGAACTGCACCAGCGTGATTTAGCGGAGGGGTACGGCCAGGTGTGGCTGCCTGATGCGTTGGCGGAGAAATACCCCAATGCACCGCGGGAGTTTGCCTGGCAGTTTGTATTTCCGGCGACCAAGCGATCGCGTGACCCTCGGAGCGGTGCGTGGCGACGACATCATTTGCATGAATCGGTGCTAGCTGAGGGTGTCAAGCGTGCTTCCGTACGGGCCGGTATCGAAAAAAACATTTCTCCGCATTGCCTGCGCCACAGCTTTGCCACTCACTTGCTGGAAGATGGCTATGATATTCGCACCGTCCAAGAGCTGTTGGGGCACGCCGATGTCAGCACTACAATGATCTACACCCATGTTTTGAATCGACCTGGAATCGCAGTCAGAAGTCCGTTGGATCGCTTGGCAATGGCTGATGGAACAATGGGGTGA
- a CDS encoding DUF2314 domain-containing protein, with product MEAAIDDAKSTIKQFFDAYCSPTEQQTGFLLKVVFDEGDQREHIWLADLDFSGELPSGVVANEPDLPSLTFMQRVEFDPSYISDWMYVDGGRLVGAYTTRLIRDRMTPKERAELDARSPYTF from the coding sequence ATGGAAGCCGCGATCGACGACGCCAAATCCACCATCAAGCAATTCTTTGACGCATATTGCAGCCCAACTGAACAGCAAACCGGCTTTCTCTTAAAGGTGGTTTTTGACGAAGGAGACCAGCGCGAACACATATGGCTGGCGGATCTCGACTTTTCGGGCGAACTTCCCAGTGGCGTCGTTGCCAACGAACCCGATCTGCCGAGTCTGACCTTCATGCAGAGGGTCGAGTTTGATCCGTCGTACATCTCAGATTGGATGTACGTCGATGGCGGCCGCTTGGTTGGCGCCTACACCACTAGATTGATTCGAGACCGAATGACTCCGAAAGAACGGGCGGAACTCGATGCGCGTTCGCCATACACATTCTGA
- the ltrA gene encoding group II intron reverse transcriptase/maturase, which translates to MKNKEEPLVDSRRGNPCEQADLHFPGCEGSQTTGSLSRPGPTFAAHTEQPALRDFSESLMERVVDPANIETAWKNVKANRGAPGPDGITIAEFPEWFRPRWETIRQQLLDGTYRPQAVRRVAIDKPDGSGQRLLGIPNVVERLIQQAIVQVLTPIFDPSFSESSFGFRPKRSAHGAAKKVRSIIRRGYRYSADLDLSKFFDRVQHDVLMVRVARKVKDNRLLRLIGNCLRAGVMVEGVLQATDEGTPQGGPASPLLANTLLDDLDKELEKRGLPFVRYADDFAIFAKSERAAGRIMQSVTRYLTEELRLVVNQAKSRIVSCDQFEYLGFSFKGNRGTIQVSEKSTQKFKHRIRELTGRSRGISMDYRLSLLRSYVRGWMGYFGLAAQLKLFDRLDQWLRRRIRMCYWKQWRRPKRRREMLIELGVPTRQAIRHARSRKGPWHMAKTIASGVGMTNAWLTEQGLLSLKTLWASLARIRPTARCGPACRGGVGRVSRKGRPYPISPWFRMCMANAHRVPPVLSESFGLESI; encoded by the coding sequence ATGAAGAACAAGGAGGAGCCATTGGTGGACTCGCGACGAGGGAACCCCTGTGAGCAAGCAGATCTGCATTTTCCAGGCTGCGAGGGTTCACAGACCACAGGTTCATTATCCCGACCGGGACCGACCTTCGCGGCGCACACCGAGCAGCCAGCCTTGAGGGACTTTAGTGAGTCGTTGATGGAACGCGTTGTCGATCCAGCCAACATCGAAACCGCTTGGAAGAACGTGAAAGCCAACCGTGGAGCCCCCGGGCCCGACGGGATTACGATCGCGGAATTTCCAGAATGGTTTCGCCCTCGTTGGGAAACGATCCGACAACAATTGCTCGATGGCACCTATCGCCCGCAAGCCGTGCGACGAGTGGCTATCGACAAACCCGATGGCAGCGGTCAGCGTTTGCTCGGCATACCAAACGTAGTGGAACGTCTGATCCAACAAGCCATCGTTCAAGTCTTGACACCCATCTTCGATCCGAGTTTCTCGGAATCGAGCTTCGGATTCCGCCCCAAACGCTCGGCTCACGGAGCGGCCAAGAAGGTCCGCAGCATCATCCGGCGTGGCTATCGCTACTCGGCTGATCTTGATCTTTCCAAATTTTTCGACCGAGTGCAGCATGACGTTCTCATGGTGCGAGTGGCCCGAAAGGTGAAGGACAATCGACTGCTGCGTCTGATTGGCAACTGCCTGCGAGCTGGCGTGATGGTGGAAGGGGTACTGCAAGCGACCGATGAAGGAACTCCGCAAGGAGGTCCAGCCTCTCCGCTACTTGCCAACACCCTGCTGGATGACCTGGACAAGGAATTGGAGAAACGAGGACTGCCGTTTGTGCGCTACGCCGACGATTTTGCGATCTTCGCCAAATCGGAGCGAGCCGCCGGACGGATCATGCAATCGGTCACGCGATACCTCACCGAAGAATTACGATTGGTCGTCAACCAAGCTAAGAGTCGGATCGTATCCTGCGACCAGTTCGAGTACCTCGGGTTCTCGTTCAAGGGCAACAGGGGAACGATTCAAGTCTCTGAGAAGTCGACCCAGAAATTCAAGCACCGCATTCGTGAGCTGACCGGTCGAAGTCGAGGCATCTCGATGGACTACCGACTCAGTCTGCTGCGAAGCTACGTGCGTGGCTGGATGGGCTACTTCGGCTTGGCAGCACAGTTGAAACTGTTCGACCGGTTAGACCAGTGGCTTCGTCGCCGCATTCGCATGTGCTACTGGAAACAGTGGCGCAGACCGAAGCGTCGCCGCGAAATGCTGATTGAGTTAGGCGTGCCAACTCGTCAAGCCATTCGCCATGCGCGAAGTCGTAAAGGCCCTTGGCATATGGCTAAAACCATAGCCAGTGGTGTCGGAATGACCAACGCCTGGCTAACCGAACAGGGGTTACTCAGCCTCAAGACTCTCTGGGCCTCGCTTGCCCGTATTCGCCCGACCGCCCGGTGCGGACCCGCATGCCGCGGTGGTGTGGGGAGGGTGTCCCGAAAGGGACGCCCTTACCCGATTAGCCCGTGGTTCAGAATGTGTATGGCGAACGCGCATCGAGTTCCGCCCGTTCTTTCGGAGTCATTCGGTCTCGAATCAATCTAG